The following proteins are co-located in the Sporolactobacillus pectinivorans genome:
- a CDS encoding cupredoxin domain-containing protein — MNWIVTIGGLLLIGVIAWYFWGPKKGGSLVETNASGYQEAKILVKNGYNPSRIVVQSGKPVRFEFTRVETGACDGMVIFPDFEKSATLPAGEKVIVDLPPMKTGSYDFTCQMGMFRGKIIVKN; from the coding sequence ATGAATTGGATCGTTACTATTGGCGGACTGTTACTGATTGGTGTGATCGCCTGGTACTTCTGGGGACCAAAAAAAGGAGGAAGCCTTGTGGAAACGAATGCTTCCGGCTATCAGGAAGCTAAGATTCTGGTTAAGAACGGCTATAATCCATCCCGTATTGTTGTTCAGAGCGGGAAACCGGTTCGATTTGAATTTACCCGTGTCGAGACAGGAGCCTGCGATGGAATGGTGATCTTTCCTGATTTTGAGAAAAGCGCGACGCTCCCTGCCGGAGAAAAAGTCATTGTTGATCTTCCACCCATGAAAACAGGATCCTATGACTTTACCTGCCAGATGGGCATGTTCAGAGGGAAGATCATTGTAAAAAACTAA
- a CDS encoding copper-translocating P-type ATPase, whose amino-acid sequence MDAGNAQHIHGHQHQMQEHVMLSNHSMQDQGQQEESSEEREYRSLMKKWWRAAIVSVPVILVSYPNLFGLGNLFPMGSGQLWWARLIMGLLALYVVIRSGGQFFVGTWEGLKQRSANMNTLIATGVSAAWLYSLVALFWPQIFPRPEMADVYYDVTTVVTALVVLGSALEVKARGRSSEAINKLVALQPQTANVVRDGKEVRVPLEEIKIGDHIVVRPGEKVAIDGTVVSGSSAVDESMLTGESIPVEKNENDEVFGGTLNKTGSFTFKVTKDQKDSALANIVEMVKQAQGSRIPVQKVVDQVSSFFTPGVIIAAILGYIVWYDFGPQPGWVYALIVAVTTLIIACPCALGMATPMSLTTGIGKGAENGILIRSGEALQIAQKLKTIVMDKTGTITEGKPSLTDIVPLGKFTEEELLLISASIEQGSEHPLASAIVEKAKEKGSRPVKSEGFNAIPGHGVEGTIDGKKIYFGNLKLMKEKGIPLDGFNRYDASMADQGKTPMFLAINGEAGGIVAVADTVKKDSLSVIHELKSMGLEVVMITGDNERTARAIAKQVGIDRVLAEVLPQHKAENVRKLQEEGKKVAMVGDGINDAPALTQADVGIAIGTGTDVAIEASDITLISGSLKGVVSAIKVSRATMKNIYEGLFGAFIYNAIGIPIALGVLYPFTGILLSPLVAAAAMAFSSLTVVLNANRLKRLKLKFN is encoded by the coding sequence ATGGACGCAGGAAATGCACAGCACATTCACGGACATCAACATCAGATGCAGGAACATGTGATGTTGAGCAATCACTCGATGCAGGACCAGGGCCAGCAGGAGGAATCCTCTGAAGAACGGGAATATCGTTCCTTAATGAAGAAATGGTGGCGGGCAGCGATTGTATCCGTTCCTGTTATCTTAGTCTCCTACCCCAATTTATTTGGATTAGGGAATTTATTTCCGATGGGAAGCGGACAACTTTGGTGGGCACGGCTGATCATGGGACTGCTTGCCCTGTATGTTGTGATCCGAAGCGGCGGTCAATTCTTTGTCGGCACCTGGGAAGGGCTGAAACAGCGCTCCGCTAATATGAACACGCTGATCGCAACCGGTGTTTCAGCGGCGTGGCTCTATTCTCTTGTCGCTCTGTTTTGGCCGCAAATTTTTCCGAGACCTGAAATGGCTGATGTCTACTATGATGTCACCACAGTTGTCACGGCGCTCGTTGTTCTTGGATCGGCGCTTGAAGTGAAAGCAAGAGGGCGGTCATCCGAAGCGATCAATAAACTGGTCGCCCTTCAGCCGCAGACAGCCAACGTTGTACGGGATGGAAAAGAAGTCAGGGTTCCGCTCGAGGAAATAAAAATTGGGGATCATATTGTTGTTCGCCCCGGTGAAAAGGTCGCCATTGACGGAACCGTTGTTTCCGGAAGTTCAGCTGTTGATGAATCGATGCTGACCGGAGAATCCATACCTGTGGAAAAGAATGAAAACGATGAAGTTTTCGGAGGGACATTAAATAAAACCGGAAGTTTCACATTCAAAGTAACCAAGGACCAAAAGGACTCGGCATTGGCCAATATTGTGGAGATGGTGAAACAGGCCCAGGGATCGCGTATCCCCGTTCAAAAAGTTGTCGATCAGGTTTCGTCATTCTTCACTCCGGGTGTCATTATTGCGGCCATACTTGGCTATATCGTCTGGTATGATTTCGGGCCGCAGCCGGGATGGGTATACGCATTGATTGTTGCGGTGACGACCCTAATCATTGCCTGCCCGTGCGCGCTGGGTATGGCAACCCCAATGTCCCTGACAACCGGCATTGGAAAAGGGGCAGAAAACGGGATTTTAATCCGCTCCGGAGAAGCGCTGCAAATCGCACAGAAACTTAAAACGATTGTCATGGACAAAACCGGCACGATTACGGAAGGAAAGCCTTCACTCACGGATATCGTTCCCCTTGGAAAGTTTACTGAGGAAGAACTTCTTTTAATCAGTGCTTCGATTGAGCAGGGATCTGAACATCCGCTGGCGTCCGCTATTGTGGAAAAGGCAAAGGAGAAAGGGTCGAGGCCTGTTAAAAGCGAGGGCTTCAATGCGATTCCGGGACATGGAGTTGAAGGAACAATTGACGGAAAAAAGATCTATTTCGGCAATTTAAAATTAATGAAGGAAAAAGGGATTCCTCTGGACGGTTTTAACCGTTATGACGCTTCTATGGCCGATCAGGGAAAGACACCGATGTTCTTGGCGATTAATGGGGAAGCCGGCGGTATCGTCGCGGTTGCGGACACCGTCAAGAAGGATTCGCTTTCCGTTATTCATGAATTGAAATCAATGGGCCTGGAAGTCGTGATGATTACCGGGGACAACGAGCGAACGGCCCGCGCGATCGCTAAACAGGTGGGCATTGATCGGGTTCTGGCGGAGGTGCTTCCTCAGCATAAGGCGGAAAATGTCCGCAAGCTTCAGGAAGAAGGGAAGAAAGTGGCCATGGTCGGCGACGGAATTAATGATGCGCCCGCTCTCACGCAGGCCGATGTCGGTATCGCCATCGGAACCGGAACGGATGTCGCCATCGAAGCCAGTGATATTACCCTTATTTCCGGGAGCCTGAAGGGAGTCGTCAGTGCCATTAAGGTCAGCAGAGCGACGATGAAGAACATTTACGAAGGGCTGTTCGGCGCATTTATTTACAATGCGATCGGTATTCCCATTGCCCTGGGGGTTCTCTATCCCTTCACAGGTATCCTATTATCGCCGTTGGTCGCCGCGGCAGCGATGGCCTTCAGTTCTTTAACCGTTGTCTTGAACGCCAACCGTTTGAAAAGATTGAAACTTAAATTTAATTAA
- a CDS encoding winged helix-turn-helix transcriptional regulator, with the protein MTETNFSPKFEKGMSILSKRWTGLILFQLFKGKQRFCEIQSALPLSGRVLSERLKELEVEGIVKRKVFPEIPVRIEYSLTEKGRATLPIITATQNWSEEWILVE; encoded by the coding sequence ATGACGGAGACGAATTTTTCTCCTAAGTTCGAGAAGGGGATGTCTATACTGAGCAAACGCTGGACAGGACTCATCCTTTTTCAACTGTTCAAGGGAAAACAGCGTTTCTGCGAAATACAGTCGGCCCTTCCTTTAAGCGGGCGAGTTCTTTCCGAGCGTTTGAAAGAACTTGAGGTAGAAGGCATTGTTAAGCGAAAAGTATTCCCAGAGATACCAGTCAGAATAGAATACTCGTTAACTGAAAAGGGAAGGGCTACTTTACCTATTATCACAGCCACTCAAAATTGGTCTGAAGAGTGGATTCTTGTGGAATAA
- the ftsH gene encoding ATP-dependent zinc metalloprotease FtsH: protein MKRVYRNMIIYVFIVLVVAGVTKWLTSPNNIVEPMSFSTFQQHLAKGDVRELTLQPDGSVYTATGRLNKGKKNTTFRAYVPASEKEINQITSLAEQSNLTIQPEASTPGWVVFLTSLIPFVLMFLLVFFLMNRTRGGGQMMSVGKSKAKLYKEDNHKVTFKDVAGADEEKQELVEIVDFLKEPRKFIALGARIPKGVLLEGPPGTGKTLLARAVAGEAGVPFFSISGSDFVEMFVGVGASRVRDLFEQAKKNSPCIIFIDEIDAVGRQRGAGLGGGNDEREQTLNQLLVEMDGFAADEGIIIIAATNRPDILDPALMRPGRFDRQIPVSRPDLNGREAVLRVHARNKPLSKDIDLKTVAKLTPGFSGADLENLLNEAALVAARANKIVIDMEDIDEAVERVIAGVAKKSRVISKKEQNIVAYHESGHTIIGLALDGADEVHKVTIIPRGQAGGYTISLPKEDRHLMTKPELLEQITGLLGGRVAEEITFGEVSTGASNDFQRATNIARRMVTEWGMSEKLGPLQFGNSSSQPFLGMMPSEQNNSDRIAYEIDTEVQQIIKRQYTRCKELLVEHRDKLELIAQTLLKVETLEAEQIKALYERGEYIEPSRDRFSENTTS from the coding sequence ATGAAACGCGTCTATAGAAATATGATCATTTATGTCTTTATCGTTCTGGTTGTTGCAGGCGTGACCAAATGGCTGACCAGTCCAAACAACATTGTTGAACCGATGTCTTTCAGTACCTTTCAACAACATCTTGCCAAAGGGGATGTCAGAGAACTGACGCTTCAGCCGGATGGGAGTGTCTATACAGCAACAGGCCGCTTGAATAAGGGAAAAAAGAATACGACATTTAGAGCCTATGTCCCGGCAAGTGAAAAGGAAATCAATCAAATCACTTCATTGGCTGAACAATCCAATTTGACTATTCAACCAGAAGCAAGTACACCTGGTTGGGTCGTATTTCTTACTTCACTGATCCCATTTGTTCTCATGTTCTTGCTGGTTTTCTTTCTCATGAATCGTACACGTGGTGGCGGCCAAATGATGAGCGTTGGTAAAAGTAAGGCTAAACTTTATAAAGAGGATAATCATAAAGTCACGTTTAAAGATGTGGCGGGTGCGGATGAAGAAAAGCAGGAATTAGTTGAGATTGTCGATTTTCTAAAAGAACCGAGAAAATTTATTGCTTTGGGTGCAAGAATACCAAAAGGCGTTTTACTTGAAGGACCTCCGGGAACAGGGAAAACATTGCTGGCGCGTGCGGTTGCCGGAGAAGCGGGTGTTCCCTTCTTTTCAATCAGCGGCTCTGACTTTGTTGAAATGTTCGTGGGTGTCGGTGCTTCAAGGGTTCGTGATTTATTTGAACAGGCAAAAAAAAATTCACCTTGTATTATCTTTATTGACGAAATTGATGCCGTCGGCCGCCAGCGAGGAGCCGGTCTAGGCGGAGGAAACGATGAACGGGAACAGACTTTGAATCAGCTGCTCGTTGAAATGGATGGTTTTGCGGCCGATGAAGGAATCATAATCATTGCAGCGACAAACAGGCCGGATATTCTGGATCCCGCTTTGATGAGACCAGGCCGTTTTGATCGCCAAATTCCAGTTAGCCGTCCAGATCTGAATGGACGTGAGGCTGTACTTCGAGTTCATGCACGAAACAAACCGCTATCGAAAGATATTGATTTGAAAACGGTAGCTAAGTTGACACCAGGATTTTCCGGAGCAGATTTAGAGAACTTGTTAAATGAAGCAGCACTGGTTGCTGCACGCGCCAACAAGATCGTCATTGATATGGAGGATATTGATGAAGCAGTTGAACGTGTCATAGCAGGGGTCGCAAAGAAATCACGTGTCATTTCCAAAAAAGAACAAAATATTGTTGCCTATCATGAATCTGGGCATACAATCATTGGTCTAGCTCTAGACGGTGCCGATGAGGTGCATAAAGTGACGATTATTCCACGTGGACAGGCAGGTGGGTACACGATTTCCTTGCCTAAAGAAGATCGCCATTTAATGACCAAACCGGAACTGCTGGAACAGATCACCGGCCTGCTTGGTGGCCGTGTGGCTGAAGAGATCACATTTGGTGAAGTATCTACGGGAGCTAGCAATGATTTTCAGAGAGCTACAAATATCGCAAGACGCATGGTGACTGAGTGGGGGATGAGTGAGAAGCTTGGCCCTCTGCAGTTTGGAAATAGCAGTAGCCAACCCTTTCTCGGCATGATGCCAAGCGAACAAAATAATAGTGATCGAATTGCTTACGAAATTGACACCGAGGTTCAGCAAATCATTAAGCGACAATATACACGTTGTAAGGAACTGTTGGTGGAACACCGTGATAAATTGGAGCTGATCGCGCAAACTTTGTTAAAAGTTGAAACACTGGAAGCCGAACAAATTAAGGCATTGTATGAACGTGGAGAATATATTGAACCTAGCAGAGACCGTTTTAGTGAGAATACGACGTCCTAA
- a CDS encoding sensor histidine kinase gives MTINRIGLKLGAAVIVLMIVILVSSGLAVDRLFTNFYDTQMKDNTQEIAAHFVTMAESNDTSSQSMIRAFAKFSSVKVYWLNDEGRILTLPGEKQPNLSLLRAGDTRRLLSGHSVAFQNHDVHGNRFYVVGKPVQIGKATRSAIYIVSSMKKIDDSLQRLRNLLMLSGLGAFLLALGMILIMSKLLSRPLLQMQQMTDKMAKGNWDTRLQVGSRDEIGMLGHSINDLAASLQRYRDTRRAFFSNISHELRTPVTYLQGYAKVLTDGLVNSDKEKKQYLSIIYQESVRLEHLINDLFDLSKMEEGQIKLKMEWMDLKVVIKTAVQKVKLKADSKRLSLQLDFQDQIPFIRGDRKRMEQVLLNLLENAIRYTEKGSVLVRLTGKKEATVLSVSDTGIGIPKEELPYIFERFYRVEKSRAREYGGTGLGLSIVKKYVEMQDGTVRVDSQMGVGTTFTLIFTHEKKQRRDGMK, from the coding sequence ATGACGATCAATAGAATTGGGTTGAAGTTGGGTGCGGCTGTCATCGTGCTGATGATTGTGATTCTAGTATCATCCGGCCTTGCTGTTGATCGATTGTTCACAAATTTTTATGATACTCAAATGAAGGACAATACACAGGAAATAGCTGCACACTTTGTGACTATGGCAGAATCCAATGATACTTCTTCACAATCCATGATTCGAGCTTTTGCCAAATTTTCAAGCGTAAAAGTCTATTGGTTGAACGATGAAGGAAGGATCTTGACACTTCCAGGGGAAAAACAACCGAATCTGTCTTTATTACGTGCAGGCGATACTCGGCGCCTGCTTTCCGGTCATTCTGTAGCTTTTCAAAACCATGATGTTCATGGAAACCGATTTTATGTCGTTGGCAAACCCGTACAAATCGGAAAAGCAACCCGATCTGCGATCTATATTGTCTCCTCCATGAAAAAAATAGATGACTCTTTGCAGCGGCTTCGAAATCTGCTGATGCTATCCGGACTGGGCGCGTTTTTGCTCGCTCTAGGTATGATCCTGATTATGAGCAAACTGCTTTCCCGCCCTCTGCTTCAAATGCAGCAAATGACCGATAAAATGGCAAAAGGAAACTGGGATACACGACTTCAGGTCGGGAGCCGGGATGAAATCGGCATGCTTGGGCACTCCATTAATGATCTGGCTGCCAGTTTGCAAAGATATCGAGATACACGGCGAGCGTTTTTCTCAAACATTTCACATGAACTTCGAACACCAGTCACTTATCTTCAGGGCTATGCAAAAGTTCTGACAGATGGATTAGTTAACTCTGATAAAGAAAAAAAACAGTACCTCTCCATTATTTATCAAGAATCCGTTCGTCTTGAGCATTTGATTAATGATCTGTTTGACCTCTCAAAGATGGAGGAAGGACAGATCAAACTTAAGATGGAATGGATGGATCTGAAGGTAGTCATAAAAACAGCTGTTCAGAAAGTCAAACTTAAAGCCGACAGTAAACGGCTAAGCCTGCAACTGGATTTTCAAGATCAGATTCCGTTCATTCGAGGAGATCGTAAACGGATGGAACAAGTACTGTTAAATTTACTTGAGAATGCCATCCGTTATACGGAGAAGGGCAGCGTTCTTGTACGACTGACCGGGAAGAAAGAAGCAACTGTCCTTTCCGTATCAGACACAGGCATTGGTATTCCTAAAGAAGAGTTGCCTTATATCTTTGAACGATTTTATCGAGTGGAGAAATCACGTGCGCGTGAATACGGGGGGACTGGATTAGGCCTGTCTATCGTCAAAAAATACGTTGAAATGCAGGACGGAACGGTTCGAGTTGATAGCCAAATGGGCGTCGGGACTACTTTCACATTGATCTTTACTCATGAAAAAAAGCAGAGAAGGGACGGGATGAAATAA
- a CDS encoding response regulator transcription factor, which produces MKKLYVLIVDDDWKLRNLLRIYLSKEGFDTVEAADGNEAMLKIKNQSFDLVILDVMMPNMDGWQVCQSIRKTQSVPILMLTALGETKEKVQGLELGADDYLTKPFDPEEMIARVHALIRRASSTPTKQTNNDVLNFTALTIDRDGRQVFVHDKSVDLTHKEFDLFATLAKNKGRVLSREQLIEQIWGYDFEGDARVVDIHVKNIREKLKRSGLAYNPIQTSWGVGYKFEAEVGKS; this is translated from the coding sequence ATGAAGAAATTATATGTCTTAATCGTAGATGATGACTGGAAGTTGCGCAATTTGTTACGTATTTACTTATCTAAAGAAGGTTTTGATACTGTTGAGGCAGCGGATGGCAATGAAGCGATGTTGAAAATTAAAAATCAGTCCTTTGACCTGGTCATCCTTGACGTGATGATGCCCAATATGGATGGTTGGCAGGTCTGCCAGTCGATTCGAAAGACACAATCCGTTCCTATTCTGATGTTAACGGCTTTAGGTGAGACAAAAGAAAAAGTCCAGGGGCTGGAACTCGGCGCAGATGATTATCTGACAAAACCCTTTGATCCAGAGGAAATGATTGCTCGCGTTCATGCGCTGATTCGCCGCGCATCCTCGACCCCGACCAAACAAACAAATAACGATGTGCTGAATTTTACCGCACTAACGATTGATAGAGACGGACGCCAGGTTTTTGTTCATGATAAATCGGTGGATTTAACACATAAAGAATTTGACCTGTTTGCTACGCTGGCCAAAAATAAAGGCCGTGTTCTGTCTCGTGAACAGTTGATTGAACAAATATGGGGTTATGATTTCGAAGGGGATGCGCGGGTTGTCGATATCCACGTTAAAAATATCAGAGAGAAATTAAAGAGATCCGGTTTAGCCTATAACCCGATTCAGACAAGCTGGGGAGTCGGTTATAAATTTGAGGCAGAGGTCGGAAAATCATGA